GAATCAAAGCACGGTCATCCGGATCGTATCCGCTTTCGGTCAAACCTTTCTCTTCAAGCAGTCCGATGACTTGATAATAATTATTTTTCAGACGCACCATTTTTCCTATAGGATCCTTGCCTTTGAAAAGTTTTCTGGCAGGAGTCGCGCCCAGAACCACTACTCGTCTTCTACGCTCCAGGTCACTATCGGATAAAAAATCACCATCTTCCGTCTTCCATCCACGGGCTAACTGCCAATCCGGCGTCACACCATAAACACGTGTGCTGGTGAATTCCTTTTTATAGATCATCTGCATTCTTGTTCTCTGACGTGGAACTACCAACCGGACTGTTGGTAAAGCAAGCAGGTCTTCAGCATCTTGAAGTGTCATACTGGTGGTGTTTTTCGAGCGTGTAAAAAACATTCTTCCGGCTCCCGCGATAACCGAAAATGATTCCGGGCCAAAACCCATGTTGGTGATTCGATTGAGAACTTTTATCTTGATGCCATCCCCAATTGCCACAATGACCGTCAAAGACGCGATTCCAATCATCACACCTAATGTCATGAGAACGGTATTGCCGCGGTTCAGCCTTAACCCCCGAATGGCTTGTCTCAGATTTTTAAAAATTCGCATACGCCGGCTTAAAGAGTTTTTTATTCGTGGCTCACCAGATTGTCTGAATCAATCTGCCCATCCAGGATGGATATGATACGTCCGGCGTGATTTGCCACATCGGAGTCATGAGTGATGAGAACAATGGTCTTACCTTCCTTGATGAGATTGTCGAAGGTCCTCATGGTTTCGATACCGTTCTTTGAGTCCAGGTTCCCTGTAGGCTCATCGGCGAGAATAATTCTGGGGTCATTGATCAGAGACCGCGCTATGGTGACCCTTTGTTGCTCCCCGCCTGATAACTGACCCGGCGTGTGGTGCAAACGGTGTTCAAGACCCACCTTGGCAAGAAGTTCACGAGCACGGTCCTTGACATTAAAGGGAGAATTCTTTGCGTAGACCATGGGAAGAATGACATTATCCAGCGCCGTAACTCCCGGCAGCAGATGAAAGGCCTGAAACACAAAACCAATTTTTTCGTTGCGGACACGGGAAAGTTTGCGGTCGCTCAACTGACCCACCTCTTCACCATCGAGTATATACTCACCACTTGTAGGCTGAGCCAGACAACCCATGATTGCCATGAGTGTGCTTTTACCCGCTCCGGATGGACCGATTATGCTGACATAATCACCTTCTTTGATATGAAGCGTCACATCTTTAAGAACCTGGGTCTCGAAACCAATATTCCGATAGCTCTTGCAGATGGAGTTCATTTCAATTATGTTCATCGCCGCCGCCTTCTACCTTCCCTTTTTTTCTTTAAAGGCTTATCAGGAATGCCAACCTGGTCGCCATCATTGAGTCCAGAGGTCACTTCTATTATACGACCATCTCGCCAACCCAGCTCAACAGGCATGTCTTTGAGCCCGCCATTTTTTTCCATGACAACAAAAGTTTTTTTGCCTTCACGCTTGACCGCTTCCTTCGGGATGGTCAGAACATTTTTCCGGGTCCCTGTTGTAACCACAACATTTGCCGTCATTTCCGGCCTGAGTTTCGCAATGTTCTTTTTCTCAATATCAAGAATCACTTCGTAGTTCACCACGTTATCCTTGATCACCGCTTTCGGGCGAATCTCCCTGACCTTGCCATTGAAAAACTTATCAGCATATGTATCCACTGTGAACTTCGCCTTCTGTCCAACTTTTATGCGACCTATATCTGTTTCATCGACATATACCGTGACTTCCAGCTTACGAAGGTCAATAAGAGTAACAAATGTCGGAGCGTTGAGGCTGGCCACAACGGTTTCCCCTTCCTGGGTTGAAATAAACGCGACAATACCGTCTATAGGGGCGGTGATTGAAGCATAAGTCAGTTGAATCTCTTCTTCATCCAGGTTTGCCTGAGCCTTGTCGACCATGGCCTCAGCCAGCCGTGTATCATTTTCCAACTGGCTCCGCTTGAGTTTCAACTCTTCGTTCGCCAAATTGATCCTCGCTTTCAACACTTCCAGTCTTTCTTCCGATTCATCCAGCACAGTGGTGGAGACAAAGCCTTTCGTATTAAGCTCCTTATTCCGCTCTACCATTTTCTGCGCCAGCTTGATCTGGACTTGCAGCTCTTCACGCTCCGCAACAGCCTTATTGATTTCCAGGGGACCCTCTGCGCGAATTTTTTCCAGCCGGGCTTGTTCAGCATCCAGGTCAGCCTGAAAACGTGCCACTCTTGAAAGCAGGTCTTCATGTTCAATAACTGCGATGATTTCTCCCGCGCGAATGAAATCACCAATTTTCACAAGCAGACTTTTCACCTGCCCGGAAATACGTGCGCCAATTTTAACTTCAGCACCCGTCTTCAGGGTCACGGTTCCTGTAGCCAGAACTTTCTGGCGTACATCCTGACGGGTAACCGGTTTAAATTTGAAATCCTTCGCCGTGGGTTTTTTAGGAGGCTTTCCGAAAATTATTTCCCGACCGGTTTTTATAACCGGATCCAGCTTCCCTTCCTGCCAGGCCCAAATCAAACCACCGGCAAAAATCACCAACAACAAAAGACTCCGGAGTCTTTCCGAAATCTTCATAATTGAACCATCGAGTTACGTTTCATTAATTTTATCATTTCCAACCAACCAGGCTTCGAACCAAGTGACGGTGTAGCCTCCGCAGCAACTATTAATACCTTTTTCAGCCAAGAAAAAAAACTTATAGCCAATTAAAGCTATTGCTCGTTGGTCCCACGCCCCTTGGCAGGGGAGGCAGTTTGCTATAGTTTTTTTAAGCCGATACAATTATTTGTTTCCAGGTAAAGCTATTTCCCGCTGACCCTACGCCTAGTAGCCCCTCTATCGAGGGGAGCAATTAACACAAGCTCTTCAAAGCCGAGTTAACTATTGTTAGCCTATTAAAGTCCTTGCATTTGTCACCGGCCACTGGCCGGTAAGTGTGCTAAAATAAAGGAATTATCTCTCTAACCTGAGATCGGCATATGACCCGATAACTTGAGCGTTTTATGGCCCCTAACCCCGCAAAAAACAAGGAATCTGCCCCCCTAACCCGGTTTGCCCGGAAACCATGGTTCTGGGGTCCATTAGCCCTGATTCTTGTCGTTCTTATCATCCTGACACAAATTGACCTCGAAGCGGTAAAAGAAAATGTTATCAAAAAAGTTGCCAGCGAAACCGGAATGAAGGTGGAGATCGATTCGATAGGGTTCGGGTTCTCCCATGGCCTGGGTTTACAATGCAAAGGCGTAAAAGTGAACACACCGGAAGGCAACCATTATTCCGTAGATCGACTGGATTTGCTGGCCGCATGGAGCCCACTGCTCAGTGGGGAGTTTAAAATAAAATCCGCGGCACTGGAGCATCCAGTGATAAGGCTGGAAATCGCAAAAGCATCCGAACAACCCGCTGAACGAGAAGAGCCCAAAAAAGACACACCGTCAAAAGAACAAGGCCCCGTCAGCCCTGAAGCCATAAATTCCACTTCCCAAAAAGTAACAGAGACTCCCCTGACGATCGATAAATTTGTCATTTCCGATGGTGTAGTCACTTTGACACGGCCCGGAAGTTCAGAACAACTCCTATTGAACGTAGACGGAACTTTTGAACTGAACCGGAACGCAGGAATGGACATTTCAGCAAGAGAGGTGAAAGTGAAAACCGGAGCCATGATGTTAGAAGGTGACGGAAAAGTTTCAAATCTTATGGCAGATAACGCTGGAATCGCAATCAATGTAAAAACTGGTGGATTTTCACTTAAAGACCTTCAACCCGCCCTGCAGTTTTTTGAGGTTTTGGAAGTTCCAGTTGAAAACCTTGAGGTGGACCGTCTACTTTTGAAAAACGAGTTTCCGCTCAACTCCCTCAGCAAGATTGAAAACCTGAAAAATAAAATGGCGGGCCACATTGAATTGAAAATTCGCAACGCGGATTTGAAAGACAATATTTCGATTCAATCGTTAGAAGGTGAAGGTGAATGGGCGAAGGGACTGGTCAGCCACAACTTTTCCGGTTCCGCCCTCGGCAGTGAATTCAATCTAAATGGCAAGCTTTCTTTTTCAGGACTCGATAAAAATTCCGTTTCCAATATTGAATGGAAAAACCTCGATCTATCAAACCTTCCGCTAAAAAACGGTATGTCATGGAGACCAACCAGGGGAACAATTTCCGGCAAAGCTTCGCTAAACGGTCCGCTCCCAAAAGAAGCGCACCGGCTTAATGGCTCATTCGAGTTCAACACGACAGGGCTGGTTGTAGAGCACGATGAACAAATCATAGAATTGAGCCAATTAACAGGACGTGGCGATTTTGACAAAGGCCAACTTAAACATGCAATGCAAGGCAACGTTTGGGGAGGCAATTTTGATATTCAAGGGAAATTACCGCTCAACAAAGACAAACAAATTTTGGACGAACAGATCAAATGGTCAGGGCTGAATATAGCGCAATTGCCTT
This is a stretch of genomic DNA from Nitrospinota bacterium. It encodes these proteins:
- a CDS encoding ABC transporter permease, which produces MTLGVMIGIASLTVIVAIGDGIKIKVLNRITNMGFGPESFSVIAGAGRMFFTRSKNTTSMTLQDAEDLLALPTVRLVVPRQRTRMQMIYKKEFTSTRVYGVTPDWQLARGWKTEDGDFLSDSDLERRRRVVVLGATPARKLFKGKDPIGKMVRLKNNYYQVIGLLEEKGLTESGYDPDDRALI
- a CDS encoding ABC transporter ATP-binding protein, which translates into the protein MNIIEMNSICKSYRNIGFETQVLKDVTLHIKEGDYVSIIGPSGAGKSTLMAIMGCLAQPTSGEYILDGEEVGQLSDRKLSRVRNEKIGFVFQAFHLLPGVTALDNVILPMVYAKNSPFNVKDRARELLAKVGLEHRLHHTPGQLSGGEQQRVTIARSLINDPRIILADEPTGNLDSKNGIETMRTFDNLIKEGKTIVLITHDSDVANHAGRIISILDGQIDSDNLVSHE
- a CDS encoding efflux RND transporter periplasmic adaptor subunit is translated as MKISERLRSLLLLVIFAGGLIWAWQEGKLDPVIKTGREIIFGKPPKKPTAKDFKFKPVTRQDVRQKVLATGTVTLKTGAEVKIGARISGQVKSLLVKIGDFIRAGEIIAVIEHEDLLSRVARFQADLDAEQARLEKIRAEGPLEINKAVAEREELQVQIKLAQKMVERNKELNTKGFVSTTVLDESEERLEVLKARINLANEELKLKRSQLENDTRLAEAMVDKAQANLDEEEIQLTYASITAPIDGIVAFISTQEGETVVASLNAPTFVTLIDLRKLEVTVYVDETDIGRIKVGQKAKFTVDTYADKFFNGKVREIRPKAVIKDNVVNYEVILDIEKKNIAKLRPEMTANVVVTTGTRKNVLTIPKEAVKREGKKTFVVMEKNGGLKDMPVELGWRDGRIIEVTSGLNDGDQVGIPDKPLKKKREGRRRRR